A single Gemmatimonadales bacterium DNA region contains:
- the tadA gene encoding tRNA adenosine(34) deaminase TadA, whose protein sequence is MPSRREQDEAGVRLALAEAAAARGAGEVPVGAVLVREGVVLASGRNRMRERRDPRLHAEMDCLDAAVEGGITRGDALLGATLYVTLEPCAQCAGAIVLARVPRVVFGAWDPKAGMAGSLHDLLRHPRLNHRVELVPGVLERECAALLEEFFKEARK, encoded by the coding sequence GTGCCTAGCCGGCGGGAGCAGGACGAAGCGGGCGTCCGCCTCGCGCTCGCGGAGGCGGCGGCCGCGCGCGGCGCGGGAGAGGTGCCGGTCGGCGCCGTGTTGGTGCGGGAGGGCGTCGTGCTCGCGTCGGGGCGCAACCGGATGCGGGAGCGGAGGGACCCGCGGCTGCACGCGGAGATGGACTGCCTCGACGCCGCGGTCGAGGGCGGGATCACGCGCGGCGACGCGCTGCTGGGCGCCACGCTCTACGTCACGCTCGAGCCCTGCGCGCAGTGCGCGGGCGCGATCGTGCTGGCGCGGGTGCCGCGGGTGGTGTTCGGCGCGTGGGACCCGAAGGCCGGGATGGCGGGCAGCCTGCACGACCTGCTGCGGCACCCGAGACTGAATCACAGGGTCGAGCTGGTGCCCGGCGTCCTGGAGCGGGAGTGCGCTGCGTTGCTCGAGGAGTTCTTCAAGGAGGCCAGAAAGTAG
- the pyrR gene encoding bifunctional pyr operon transcriptional regulator/uracil phosphoribosyltransferase PyrR: MPPEERQLVLDAGAVERTLQRMAQDIVRQTPDPRLLVLIGVQRRGVELAARLAASVAAAAHVDVPRGSLDITLYRDDLEVVGPRPLIGPTSLPVALDGRHAWIVDDVLFSGRTVRAALDQLADFGRPARIGLAVLVDRGGRELPIQADVIGEKVTTAPGDRVDVLVRELDGRDAVEVLRAARAGKGKPKP; the protein is encoded by the coding sequence ATGCCGCCTGAAGAGCGCCAGCTCGTCCTGGACGCCGGTGCGGTCGAACGCACGCTGCAACGGATGGCCCAGGACATCGTGCGGCAAACCCCGGATCCCCGTCTGCTCGTCCTGATCGGCGTCCAACGCCGCGGGGTCGAGCTGGCCGCGCGGCTCGCGGCGTCGGTCGCGGCGGCGGCGCACGTGGACGTGCCGCGCGGCTCGCTCGACATCACGCTGTATCGCGACGACCTCGAGGTGGTGGGCCCGCGGCCCCTGATCGGCCCGACCTCGCTGCCGGTGGCGCTCGACGGCCGGCACGCGTGGATCGTGGACGACGTGCTCTTCAGCGGGCGCACGGTCCGCGCGGCCCTCGACCAGCTGGCCGACTTCGGGCGGCCGGCCCGGATCGGGCTGGCGGTGCTGGTGGACCGGGGCGGGCGCGAGCTGCCGATCCAGGCCGACGTGATCGGGGAGAAGGTGACGACCGCGCCGGGGGACCGGGTGGACGTGCTCGTCCGGGAGCTGGACGGGCGCGACGCGGTTGAGGTGCTGCGGGCGGCGCGGGCCGGGAAGGGGAAGCCGAAGCCGTGA
- a CDS encoding aspartate carbamoyltransferase catalytic subunit — protein sequence MSRALGKDLLGLEHLSADDLRLILDTAEPFKEISERAIKKVPVLRGKTIVNLFFEPSTRTRISFEFAEKRLSADTVNVGSTGSSVVKGETLVDTARNLEAMRIDMVVMRHGSSGAAKFLAERIESNVINAGDGKHEHPTQGLLDLLTIRDHRPIAGTKVCIVGDVLHSRVARSNIWGLLKLGAEVAVCGPQTLLPLGIGELGVTVFRRVEEAIEWADVLNVLRLQLERMQAGYVPSTREYYRVFGVTLERLERSTRELIIMHPGPMNRGVEIDSRVADGPHAVILDQVTNGVAVRMAVLYLLAGGKPELAESAKGAPER from the coding sequence GTGAGCCGCGCGCTGGGCAAGGACCTGCTGGGGCTCGAGCACCTCTCGGCCGACGACCTCCGGCTGATCCTCGACACCGCGGAGCCGTTCAAGGAGATCAGCGAGCGCGCGATCAAGAAGGTGCCGGTGCTGCGCGGCAAGACCATCGTCAACCTGTTCTTCGAGCCCTCGACCCGCACCCGCATCAGCTTCGAGTTCGCCGAGAAGCGCCTCTCGGCCGACACGGTGAACGTGGGCAGCACCGGCTCGTCGGTGGTGAAGGGCGAGACGCTGGTGGACACGGCCCGGAACCTCGAGGCGATGCGCATCGACATGGTGGTGATGCGCCACGGCTCGAGCGGGGCGGCGAAGTTCCTGGCGGAGCGGATCGAGTCGAACGTGATCAACGCGGGCGACGGGAAGCACGAGCACCCGACCCAGGGCCTGCTGGACCTGCTCACGATCCGCGACCACCGGCCGATCGCGGGCACGAAGGTGTGCATCGTGGGCGACGTGCTGCACTCGCGGGTGGCGCGGTCGAACATCTGGGGCCTGCTGAAGCTCGGCGCCGAGGTCGCGGTGTGCGGGCCGCAGACGCTGCTGCCGCTCGGGATCGGCGAGCTGGGCGTGACGGTGTTCCGCCGCGTGGAGGAGGCGATAGAGTGGGCCGACGTGCTGAACGTGCTGCGCCTCCAGCTCGAGCGGATGCAGGCCGGCTACGTGCCCTCCACGCGCGAGTACTACCGGGTGTTCGGCGTCACGCTCGAGCGCCTGGAGCGGTCTACCCGGGAGCTGATCATCATGCACCCGGGGCCGATGAACCGCGGGGTGGAGATCGATTCGCGGGTGGCGGACGGCCCGCACGCGGTGATCCTCGACCAGGTCACCAACGGCGTCGCGGTGCGGATGGCGGTGCTGTACCTCCTGGCGGGCGGGAAGCCGGAGCTGGCCGAGAGCGCGAAGGGGGCACCCGAGAGGTGA
- a CDS encoding dihydroorotase translates to MKPILIRGGRVIDPARRLDQVADVLLADGRVSAVGAGLGAEGAEVLEAAGCVVAPGFVDLHVHLREPGREDVETIATGARAAVAGGFTSVCAMPNTDPVTDNQAAVGFIVSQARRAGTARVYPIGAVSLGQRGEQLAEFGELVGAGAVAVSDDGRPVATAHLMRTALEYALSFGIPVIDHCEDLSLSSGGAMHEGLVSTRLGLKGIPRSAEDVVVARDIQLAELTGGHVHLAHVSTAGTVAMIRDAKARGVRVTAEATPHHLALTDAACGAYDTNAKMNPPLREGRDVAALRAGLADGTIDCIATDHAPHHYDAKEQEFDNAPFGVVGLETALGVALTELVDGKVLDLPGLVRALATRPAEIAHLAAGTLTPGTPADVVVFDPAARWTVDPGRFFSKSRNTPFAARSLRGVVRWTIVGGEIVHRRGDTPAAPAGR, encoded by the coding sequence GTGAAGCCGATCCTGATCCGGGGCGGCCGGGTGATCGACCCGGCGCGCCGCCTCGACCAGGTGGCCGACGTGCTGCTCGCGGACGGCCGGGTCTCGGCCGTCGGCGCCGGCCTCGGGGCGGAAGGCGCGGAGGTGCTCGAGGCCGCGGGCTGCGTGGTGGCGCCGGGCTTCGTGGACCTGCACGTGCACCTCCGGGAGCCGGGCCGCGAGGACGTGGAGACCATCGCCACGGGCGCGCGGGCCGCGGTGGCGGGCGGGTTCACGTCGGTGTGCGCGATGCCCAACACCGATCCGGTGACCGACAACCAGGCCGCGGTGGGCTTCATCGTCTCGCAGGCGCGCCGCGCCGGCACGGCCCGGGTCTACCCGATCGGCGCCGTGTCGCTCGGGCAGAGGGGCGAGCAGCTCGCGGAGTTCGGCGAGCTGGTGGGCGCGGGCGCCGTCGCCGTCTCCGACGACGGCCGGCCGGTCGCCACCGCGCACCTGATGCGCACCGCGCTCGAGTACGCGCTGAGCTTCGGGATCCCGGTGATCGACCACTGCGAGGACCTGTCGCTCTCCTCCGGCGGCGCGATGCACGAGGGCCTGGTCTCGACCCGCCTCGGCCTCAAGGGCATTCCGCGCTCGGCCGAGGACGTGGTGGTGGCGCGGGACATCCAGCTCGCCGAGCTGACCGGCGGGCACGTGCACCTGGCGCACGTCTCGACCGCGGGCACGGTGGCGATGATCCGGGACGCCAAGGCGCGCGGCGTCCGGGTAACGGCCGAGGCCACGCCGCACCACCTGGCGCTGACCGACGCGGCCTGCGGCGCCTACGACACCAACGCGAAGATGAACCCGCCGCTCCGGGAGGGGCGGGACGTGGCGGCCCTGCGCGCGGGGCTCGCCGACGGGACGATCGACTGCATCGCGACGGACCACGCGCCGCACCACTACGACGCCAAGGAGCAGGAGTTCGACAACGCGCCGTTCGGCGTGGTGGGGCTGGAGACGGCGCTGGGGGTGGCGTTGACCGAGCTGGTGGACGGCAAGGTGCTCGACCTGCCCGGCCTGGTGCGCGCGCTGGCGACGCGGCCCGCCGAGATCGCGCACCTGGCGGCGGGCACGCTCACGCCGGGCACGCCGGCCGACGTGGTGGTGTTCGATCCGGCGGCGCGCTGGACCGTGGACCCGGGGCGCTTCTTCTCCAAGAGCCGCAACACGCCGTTCGCGGCCCGCTCGCTGCGGGGCGTGGTGCGCTGGACGATCGTGGGCGGCGAGATCGTGCACCGGCGGGGCGACACGCCGGCCGCGCCGGCGGGCCGGTGA
- a CDS encoding class II aldolase/adducin family protein translates to MNRLAVARAVCRAGARLSERGLIAGTDGNIAARCGPDRLLVTPAGRDKGELEPGDLVEVDLAGRVVRGQARPSTELGMHLAIFGQRPDVAAVVHAHPPVATGFAVAGKILGDGSLAELVTQFGMVPIVPFGAPGTPELGERVRPFAREHDAMLLANHGAVTLGPTVEAACFRMESLEQGARILLVARLLGGARPLSPEEVARLMPPRRTS, encoded by the coding sequence GTGAACCGGCTCGCGGTCGCTCGCGCGGTGTGCCGTGCGGGGGCGCGGCTGTCGGAGCGGGGGCTGATCGCGGGCACCGACGGCAACATCGCCGCGCGGTGCGGGCCGGACCGCCTGCTGGTGACGCCGGCGGGCCGCGACAAGGGCGAGCTGGAGCCGGGCGACCTGGTGGAGGTGGACCTCGCCGGGCGCGTGGTGCGCGGCCAGGCGCGGCCGTCCACCGAGCTGGGAATGCACCTGGCGATCTTCGGCCAGCGCCCCGACGTCGCCGCGGTGGTGCACGCGCATCCGCCGGTGGCGACCGGGTTCGCGGTCGCGGGCAAGATCCTGGGCGACGGGTCGCTCGCGGAGCTGGTGACCCAGTTCGGGATGGTGCCCATCGTGCCGTTCGGCGCGCCCGGCACGCCGGAGCTGGGCGAGCGGGTGCGCCCCTTCGCCCGGGAGCACGACGCGATGCTGCTGGCCAACCACGGCGCCGTGACCCTCGGCCCCACGGTGGAGGCCGCGTGCTTCCGGATGGAGAGTTTGGAGCAGGGGGCGCGTATCTTACTGGTGGCGCGCCTGCTGGGGGGAGCCCGGCCGCTGTCGCCGGAGGAGGTCGCGAGGCTGATGCCGCCGCGGAGGACGTCATGA
- a CDS encoding zinc ribbon domain-containing protein, protein MTRKGTKSQTAVERLLDQQRQFQEWLERLDAEAAGAAPSHVARRVRADYAARLDDVTKELAEHEDGVRQALEEAETRAEGLTKQHADRTDELAEARLRRQVGEFGEDEYEEIAARCKEALADLTKEISVVERDIERYEEILGLIKGVGARKAAAPPPPPPPPPPPPPAVEERPALAASEPRGRPSDPGRPRVSQPQMAVDELEFLRSLSDRGGVPAAPAPAPKTEAARLEQERLEQARPAPAAPEPKPEPKPERAPAPAAAAPAAAKSPVRDSDGTTKTLVCTECGTKNLPSEWYCEKCGAELAPY, encoded by the coding sequence ATGACGCGCAAGGGCACCAAGAGCCAGACGGCGGTCGAGCGCCTGCTCGACCAGCAACGCCAGTTCCAGGAATGGCTGGAGCGGCTCGACGCGGAAGCGGCGGGCGCGGCGCCCTCGCACGTGGCGCGGCGCGTGCGCGCCGACTACGCCGCCCGGCTCGACGACGTGACCAAGGAGCTGGCCGAGCACGAGGACGGCGTCCGGCAGGCGCTCGAGGAAGCCGAGACGCGCGCCGAGGGACTGACCAAGCAGCACGCGGACCGCACCGACGAGCTGGCCGAGGCGCGGCTGCGGCGGCAGGTCGGGGAGTTCGGCGAGGACGAGTACGAGGAGATCGCGGCGCGGTGCAAGGAGGCGCTGGCCGACCTGACCAAGGAGATCAGCGTCGTCGAGCGGGACATCGAGCGCTACGAGGAGATCCTCGGCCTGATCAAGGGCGTCGGCGCGCGGAAGGCTGCGGCCCCGCCTCCGCCTCCGCCCCCGCCGCCCCCGCCTCCGCCGGCCGTCGAGGAGCGCCCGGCACTGGCCGCGAGCGAGCCCCGCGGCCGCCCGTCCGATCCGGGCCGGCCCCGCGTCTCGCAGCCGCAGATGGCCGTGGACGAGCTGGAGTTCCTGCGCTCGCTGAGCGACCGGGGCGGGGTCCCGGCCGCGCCGGCGCCGGCCCCGAAGACCGAGGCGGCGCGGCTCGAGCAGGAGCGGCTCGAGCAGGCGCGGCCCGCGCCCGCGGCCCCGGAGCCGAAGCCGGAGCCCAAGCCGGAGCGTGCGCCGGCGCCGGCCGCGGCGGCGCCGGCGGCCGCGAAGTCCCCGGTCCGCGACTCGGACGGCACCACCAAGACGCTGGTGTGCACCGAATGCGGGACGAAGAATCTCCCGTCGGAGTGGTACTGCGAGAAATGCGGCGCCGAGCTGGCGCCCTACTGA
- the rpsT gene encoding 30S ribosomal protein S20, whose protein sequence is MPKLKSSKKKMRQARAHTAHNRAQRSAIKTAVKRARATPTAESVKAAVRALDRGAGKGQIHRNTAARKKSRLARLLAKQKTQ, encoded by the coding sequence GTGCCGAAGCTCAAGTCGTCGAAGAAGAAGATGCGTCAGGCGCGCGCGCACACCGCCCACAATCGCGCGCAGCGCTCCGCCATCAAGACCGCCGTCAAGCGGGCCCGGGCCACCCCGACGGCCGAGAGCGTGAAGGCCGCCGTGCGCGCGCTCGACCGGGGCGCCGGCAAGGGTCAGATCCACCGCAACACGGCGGCGCGCAAGAAGTCGCGGCTCGCCCGCCTGCTGGCCAAGCAGAAGACTCAGTAG
- a CDS encoding site-2 protease family protein has protein sequence MTDFLLVLPVLLFSVVAHEYAHAWTAFRQGDPTAYMLGRLTLNPLPHIDPMMSILVPVGLWFLSHGTFTFGSAKPVPINPRNFRNYRRGDLIVSSAGIVTNLGLALVCAVVFALFGVLGQALPASAAVLGLLQRMMFFGIFLNYVLAIFNLVPLPPLDGSHIFYHLLPPALGARYRAVGRYGFLVLLLTFMVPSFSVVWNVLLWPADMASRLTLSAVGSFALPAAVR, from the coding sequence GTGACCGACTTCCTCCTCGTCCTGCCCGTGCTGCTGTTTTCCGTCGTCGCCCACGAGTACGCCCACGCCTGGACCGCGTTCCGGCAGGGGGACCCCACGGCGTACATGCTCGGCCGCCTGACCCTGAATCCGCTGCCCCACATCGACCCGATGATGAGCATCCTGGTGCCGGTCGGCCTGTGGTTCCTGAGCCACGGCACGTTCACCTTCGGCTCGGCCAAGCCCGTGCCCATCAACCCGCGCAACTTCCGGAACTACCGTCGCGGCGACCTCATCGTCTCCTCGGCCGGGATCGTCACCAACCTGGGCCTCGCCCTGGTGTGCGCGGTGGTGTTCGCCCTGTTCGGCGTGCTGGGACAGGCGCTGCCCGCGAGCGCCGCGGTGCTCGGCCTGCTGCAGCGGATGATGTTCTTCGGCATCTTCCTCAATTACGTGCTCGCGATCTTCAACCTCGTGCCCCTTCCGCCGCTCGACGGCTCGCACATCTTCTACCACCTGCTGCCGCCGGCCCTCGGCGCGCGCTACCGGGCCGTCGGCCGCTACGGCTTCCTGGTGCTGCTGCTGACCTTCATGGTGCCGTCCTTCTCGGTGGTGTGGAACGTGCTGCTTTGGCCGGCCGACATGGCCAGCCGCCTCACCCTCTCGGCCGTGGGCTCCTTCGCCCTGCCGGCGGCGGTCCGGTGA
- a CDS encoding segregation/condensation protein A, giving the protein MTAPGAPAQGLAPAGAGAAAAAGEPGAGGGFVVSLERYSGPLDLLLALIRREEIDIWDIPIARIADQFLMAIHDLGLDEAAEYLEMAARLLRIKAQMLLPRRGDEEPWEDPRHELVRRLLEYQQIREITDWLTAAARRRADRYTRGWIPAPRDLPPPPPEFDLTELIEAVERVLAMMPDPVIFRVMPRPLNVEAATRRVMDLLAEHERFGWRDLLGARATIVDVLSSLVALLELARVGTLTLAQRKAFTPFEVARGPTYQAA; this is encoded by the coding sequence GTGACCGCGCCCGGGGCGCCGGCCCAGGGCCTGGCCCCCGCGGGCGCCGGCGCGGCCGCGGCGGCGGGCGAGCCGGGGGCGGGCGGCGGGTTCGTGGTGAGCCTGGAGCGCTACTCGGGCCCGCTCGACCTGTTGCTGGCGCTGATCCGCCGCGAGGAGATCGACATCTGGGACATCCCCATCGCGCGGATCGCGGACCAGTTCCTGATGGCGATCCACGACCTGGGGCTCGACGAGGCGGCCGAGTACCTCGAGATGGCCGCGCGGCTCCTGAGGATCAAGGCGCAGATGCTGCTGCCGCGGCGCGGCGACGAGGAGCCGTGGGAGGACCCGCGCCACGAGCTGGTGCGGCGGCTGCTGGAGTACCAGCAGATCCGCGAGATCACCGACTGGCTCACCGCGGCGGCGCGGCGCCGCGCCGACCGCTACACCCGCGGCTGGATCCCCGCGCCGCGCGACCTGCCGCCGCCGCCCCCCGAGTTCGACCTCACCGAGCTGATCGAGGCGGTGGAGCGGGTGCTGGCGATGATGCCCGACCCCGTCATCTTCCGCGTGATGCCGCGGCCCCTCAACGTGGAGGCGGCGACCCGGCGCGTGATGGACCTGCTGGCCGAGCACGAGCGGTTCGGGTGGCGGGACCTGCTCGGGGCGCGCGCGACGATCGTGGACGTGCTCTCTTCGCTGGTGGCGCTGCTGGAGCTGGCGCGCGTCGGGACGCTGACGCTGGCGCAGCGCAAGGCCTTCACCCCATTCGAAGTCGCCCGTGGACCAACGTACCAGGCTGCTTGA
- the scpB gene encoding SMC-Scp complex subunit ScpB, with protein MDQRTRLLEAALFAAPRPLALDELTLLDAEATEDDWRRALGELRDHYEADGHGVELSEVAGGWQITTRPIFAEAIERAAFAARPAKLSAAALEVLAIVAYRQPVGRAEIEEIRGVSCGGVLRMLLERGMLDVAGRSEGLGRPILYATTPLFLELLGLADLADLPRTEELAVALRPPQASEP; from the coding sequence GTGGACCAACGTACCAGGCTGCTTGAGGCGGCGCTGTTCGCCGCGCCGCGCCCGCTCGCCCTCGACGAGCTGACGCTGCTCGACGCCGAGGCCACCGAGGACGACTGGCGCCGCGCGCTGGGCGAGCTGCGCGACCACTACGAGGCCGACGGCCACGGCGTGGAGCTGAGCGAGGTGGCCGGCGGCTGGCAGATCACGACCCGGCCGATCTTCGCCGAGGCCATCGAGCGGGCGGCCTTCGCCGCGCGGCCGGCCAAGCTGTCGGCGGCCGCGCTCGAGGTGCTCGCCATCGTCGCCTACCGCCAGCCGGTGGGCCGGGCGGAGATCGAGGAGATCCGGGGCGTCTCGTGCGGGGGCGTGCTGCGGATGCTCCTGGAGCGGGGGATGCTGGACGTCGCCGGCCGGTCGGAGGGCCTGGGGCGGCCGATCCTCTACGCCACCACGCCGCTGTTCCTCGAGCTGCTGGGCCTGGCGGACCTCGCCGACCTGCCGCGCACCGAGGAGCTGGCCGTGGCGCTGCGGCCGCCGCAAGCGTCCGAGCCGTGA
- a CDS encoding pseudouridine synthase codes for MSTVRLARFLARAGVTSRRGAAELVAAGRVAVNGAPPVGPGDPVDPAADRVTLDGRPLALAELAWLALHKPPGYVTSRCGTPRYPSIFSLLREAPPSLVSVGRLDVYSEGLLLCTTDGEAAHRLMHPRWQVPRSYRVEVTGRLTEAGKAALAGGVALADGPVRPARWRYRAGARGGTLELELREGRSREVRRLAAALGLGVRRLVRDAYGPVRLGDLEPGQARRLDARETAALYAAVGLPHPPSLSG; via the coding sequence GTGAGCACCGTCCGCCTCGCGCGCTTCCTCGCGCGGGCGGGCGTCACGTCGCGCCGTGGCGCGGCGGAGCTGGTGGCGGCCGGCCGGGTGGCCGTCAACGGGGCGCCCCCCGTGGGGCCGGGCGACCCGGTGGATCCGGCCGCGGACCGCGTGACGCTCGACGGGCGGCCGCTGGCGCTGGCCGAGCTGGCGTGGCTCGCGCTGCACAAGCCGCCGGGCTACGTCACCAGCAGGTGCGGAACCCCCCGGTACCCGAGCATATTCTCCCTGCTGCGCGAGGCGCCGCCGTCGCTGGTCTCGGTGGGCCGGCTGGACGTGTACTCGGAGGGCCTGCTGCTGTGCACCACGGACGGCGAGGCGGCCCACCGGCTGATGCACCCGCGGTGGCAGGTGCCGCGGTCGTACCGGGTCGAGGTCACCGGCCGGCTCACGGAGGCCGGGAAGGCGGCGCTGGCGGGCGGGGTCGCGCTCGCGGACGGTCCGGTGCGGCCGGCCCGGTGGCGTTACCGGGCCGGGGCGCGGGGCGGCACGCTGGAGCTGGAGCTCCGCGAGGGCCGCTCGCGCGAGGTGCGGCGGCTGGCCGCGGCGCTGGGCCTCGGGGTGCGGCGGCTGGTGCGCGACGCCTACGGGCCGGTGCGGCTGGGCGACCTCGAGCCCGGGCAGGCGCGCCGGCTCGACGCGCGGGAGACGGCCGCGCTGTACGCGGCGGTCGGGCTGCCGCATCCACCATCTCTTTCAGGGTAG
- a CDS encoding HEAT repeat domain-containing protein, with translation MDTKVLEAVLAEVGKAFRVCRFYPTGHPAVQQAMTDLTAALPSLAGVGLVELRIGPAGFALANKPLVPQNPPVQEFANLLYAAGHRSLSLEPGVTADEFVSLIRQTAGGTPKGGAAPAAAPRPPAFSHIQLEGAVRRPTATPRVPAAGAAASGAEAGPLGARSTGVFRPNALPPDIEAHRLVAQLEGAAPAEAVAPITRLGAVAAELAAARDFATLAEAVSSLAHWAAGGDAAAAEAARAALAPVVTDPALASMIGLVGELRTAASARQAVLGALGALGSRAVPAMFDAYVAAPDDAAREPWARALETAGAAAVRHLAERAASDHAEAARAAATLLGATAAPAAALPALAPLVRHADAGVRRAATASAARLGGSEAGRLVIAALRDRDAGVRLEAAKGAAQLGDRSLGAILLGRLKEEGDEAVSLALVEALGRLQEPSAVPALAALAREAGGMFHRRPLAMRLAALRALVSLGTAEALAVVEPFRSDKNPEIRSAAQGPAA, from the coding sequence ATGGACACCAAGGTGCTGGAGGCGGTGCTCGCCGAGGTGGGCAAGGCGTTCCGGGTGTGCCGTTTCTACCCGACCGGCCATCCGGCCGTGCAGCAGGCGATGACCGACCTGACGGCGGCGCTGCCCTCGCTCGCGGGCGTGGGCCTGGTGGAGCTGCGGATCGGGCCTGCCGGCTTCGCGCTGGCCAACAAGCCGCTGGTGCCGCAGAACCCGCCGGTGCAGGAATTCGCCAACCTCCTCTACGCGGCCGGCCACCGCTCGCTGAGCCTGGAGCCGGGCGTCACGGCCGACGAGTTCGTGTCGCTGATCCGCCAGACGGCGGGTGGCACGCCGAAGGGCGGCGCCGCGCCCGCGGCGGCGCCGCGGCCGCCGGCCTTCTCGCACATCCAGCTCGAGGGCGCGGTCCGCAGGCCCACCGCGACGCCGCGGGTGCCGGCCGCGGGCGCGGCGGCGTCCGGCGCCGAGGCGGGCCCGCTCGGCGCCCGCTCGACCGGCGTGTTCCGGCCCAACGCCCTGCCGCCCGACATCGAGGCCCATCGGCTCGTGGCCCAGCTCGAAGGCGCCGCGCCGGCGGAGGCGGTGGCGCCCATCACCCGGCTCGGCGCGGTCGCGGCCGAGCTGGCGGCCGCGCGCGACTTCGCCACGCTCGCCGAAGCGGTCTCGTCGCTGGCGCACTGGGCCGCCGGCGGCGACGCGGCGGCCGCGGAGGCGGCGCGCGCGGCGCTGGCGCCGGTCGTGACCGACCCCGCGCTCGCGTCCATGATCGGCCTGGTGGGCGAGCTCAGGACGGCGGCCTCGGCGCGCCAGGCCGTGCTCGGCGCGCTCGGTGCGCTGGGTTCGCGCGCGGTGCCGGCGATGTTCGACGCCTACGTGGCCGCGCCGGACGACGCGGCCCGCGAGCCGTGGGCGAGAGCGCTCGAGACCGCCGGCGCCGCCGCGGTGCGCCACCTGGCCGAGCGCGCGGCGTCGGACCACGCGGAAGCGGCGCGCGCGGCCGCGACGCTGCTGGGCGCGACTGCCGCCCCGGCGGCGGCCCTGCCGGCCCTCGCGCCGCTGGTGCGACACGCCGACGCCGGCGTGCGACGGGCGGCGACCGCGTCCGCGGCGCGGCTCGGCGGCAGCGAGGCGGGGCGGCTGGTGATCGCCGCGCTGCGCGACCGGGACGCCGGCGTCCGCCTCGAGGCCGCGAAGGGGGCGGCGCAGCTGGGCGACCGCAGCCTGGGCGCGATCCTCCTCGGCCGCCTCAAGGAGGAGGGCGACGAGGCGGTGAGCCTCGCGCTGGTCGAGGCGCTGGGCCGGCTGCAGGAGCCGAGCGCGGTGCCGGCCCTCGCCGCCCTGGCGCGGGAGGCGGGCGGGATGTTCCACCGCCGTCCGCTCGCCATGCGCCTCGCGGCGCTCCGCGCCCTGGTCAGCCTCGGCACGGCCGAGGCGCTGGCCGTCGTCGAGCCGTTCCGCTCCGACAAGAACCCCGAGATCCGCTCCGCCGCCCAGGGTCCCGCGGCGTGA